Proteins co-encoded in one Prevotella sp. E13-27 genomic window:
- a CDS encoding class II fructose-bisphosphate aldolase, with protein MVNYKDLGLVNTREMFKRAVAGGYAIPAFNFNTMEQMQAIVQAAVETKSPVIMQVSKGARNYANATILRYMAEGAVAYAKELGCEHPEIVLHLDHGDTFELCKDCIDMGFSSVMIDGSSLPYEENIALAKKVVDYAHQFDVTVEAELGVLAGVEDEVAAAESHYTKPEEVIDFSTRTGCDSLAISIGTSHGAHKFTPEQCTLVNGVLVPPPLAFDILHEIEKKLPGFPIVLHGSSSVPMEEVNTINKYGGHLEAAIGIPEEQLREASKSAVCKINIDSDSRLAMTAAIRKHLAEHPGDFDPRQYLKPARENMKKMYIHKIVNVLGSDGKLAQ; from the coding sequence ATGGTAAATTACAAGGATTTGGGTCTCGTTAATACCCGCGAGATGTTCAAGAGAGCAGTGGCTGGTGGCTATGCTATCCCCGCTTTCAACTTCAACACTATGGAGCAGATGCAGGCTATCGTACAGGCTGCCGTTGAGACAAAGTCTCCAGTTATCATGCAGGTTTCTAAGGGCGCTCGCAACTATGCTAACGCTACTATCCTGCGCTACATGGCTGAGGGTGCTGTAGCTTATGCTAAGGAGCTCGGCTGTGAGCATCCTGAGATTGTTCTGCACCTTGACCACGGTGACACCTTCGAGCTCTGTAAGGATTGTATCGACATGGGCTTCTCTTCAGTGATGATCGACGGTTCTTCTCTGCCTTATGAGGAGAATATCGCTTTGGCAAAGAAGGTTGTTGACTATGCTCATCAGTTCGACGTAACAGTTGAGGCTGAGCTCGGCGTGCTCGCTGGTGTTGAGGATGAGGTTGCTGCTGCAGAGTCTCACTACACCAAGCCTGAGGAGGTTATCGACTTCTCTACCCGCACAGGTTGCGACTCTCTGGCTATCTCTATCGGTACCTCTCACGGTGCTCACAAGTTCACCCCAGAGCAGTGCACACTCGTTAACGGCGTGCTCGTTCCACCACCATTGGCATTCGACATCCTGCATGAGATCGAGAAGAAGCTTCCTGGATTCCCCATCGTGCTCCACGGTTCTTCTTCAGTTCCTATGGAAGAGGTCAACACCATCAACAAGTACGGTGGTCACCTCGAGGCTGCTATCGGTATCCCCGAGGAGCAACTGCGTGAGGCTTCAAAGAGCGCTGTTTGCAAGATCAACATCGACTCTGACTCTCGTCTCGCTATGACTGCTGCTATCCGCAAGCATCTGGCTGAGCATCCTGGAGACTTCGATCCTCGTCAGTATCTGAAGCCTGCTCGTGAGAACATGAAGAAGATGTACATCCACAAGATTGTGAACGTACTCGGTTCTGACGGTAAGCTCGCTCAGTAA
- a CDS encoding MIP family channel protein, producing the protein MKKYFAELVGTFVLTFLGCGAAVALGCGSDTASVVGTAIAFGLAVVAMAYTIGGISGCHINPAITLGVFINGGISAKDCAMYMVFQIIGAVLAAACLAGIVATDPSAVITTATGANACAYGTTNGLIVEIVLTMLFVLVVLGATSKTNGATNNFAGLAIGLSLILIHLVGIHFTGTSVNPARSIGPALFEQGQALAELWVFIVGPLVGGVLAACIWKFIAPAE; encoded by the coding sequence ATGAAAAAGTATTTTGCTGAACTTGTTGGTACATTCGTACTGACGTTCTTGGGTTGCGGAGCTGCTGTAGCTCTGGGTTGCGGATCTGACACTGCATCAGTAGTAGGAACAGCCATCGCATTCGGTCTTGCCGTGGTTGCTATGGCTTACACCATTGGCGGCATCTCAGGTTGCCACATCAATCCAGCCATTACACTTGGCGTGTTCATCAACGGAGGCATCAGTGCTAAGGATTGCGCCATGTACATGGTATTCCAAATTATCGGTGCCGTACTGGCAGCCGCTTGCCTGGCAGGTATCGTGGCTACAGATCCTTCAGCCGTCATTACCACAGCAACAGGTGCAAACGCATGTGCCTATGGCACGACCAACGGACTCATCGTTGAGATTGTGCTCACCATGCTTTTCGTACTCGTAGTATTGGGCGCTACATCGAAGACTAACGGAGCGACAAACAACTTCGCAGGCCTTGCCATCGGTCTCAGCCTCATACTCATCCACCTCGTGGGCATTCATTTCACAGGAACATCTGTAAACCCAGCCCGCTCAATAGGTCCGGCATTGTTCGAGCAAGGCCAGGCACTGGCAGAACTTTGGGTCTTCATCGTTGGCCCATTGGTAGGCGGTGTCCTCGCTGCATGCATATGGAAGTTCATTGCTCCTGCTGAGTAA